The sequence atctacttctggctgctcaccctcgcccttgcgaatgccatggacccaagcACCTGAGCTAAGTACAGCTTCAATGCCACGTTCAAGTTTGCCGTCGTGGTGAcggatcagcatataggagggagattgaaaatctggctgagtggtgccacgacaacaacctcttgttcaatgtcagcaagacataggagctgattattgacgtcaggaggaggaaaccagagctagtcctcatcagagTGGAGGTGGTCAGCAATtataagttcaaagtagatttattatctaagtatgtatgcagtacacagccctgagattcatctgcACTGACAGCCGTGGAACCCTTTCAAAGGAAAACATCcagcccccccccaaaaaaaaacaaatcatgcaagtggcaacaagaacatcagtcCCCTTCCCTCCGCAACCCCCCAcgctgttatcatttcagaggacctgcacTGGGCCcagcaaaatgaatctcagtgttctatatggtgtcatatatatgtactttgataataaatttactttgaagttgggGGGAGGCATTTACTTGGAGGTAGAAGTTCTGTGGGTGACTCctaaatgacataggtaggaaaagtgaggCAGTCCTGCAGAGAGAATTTGGggggctaggtagaaagctgaaaagcagaaccttctgggtagcaatttctggattgctgcctgtgccatgcactagtgggggtaagaatagaatgatttggcagataaatgtgtggttgagaAACTGGTGCATAGGGCAGGGTGtcacatttctggatcattgggatctcttctggggaaggtatgacctgtagaaaaaggacaggtcacacctgaacccgaagggatcCGATATTCTCGCTGGCagctttgctggagctgttggggaggatttaaactaatttggcagggggataggaaccagagtgatggggctgaggataggcctgttggtttacaagcagaggcagtgtgtagtgagactcgggaaggacaggtagatgataggGCACAATTGCTGAgtttcagtgtaaaaaaaaagggacaaaatcgaaaagggtgaaggATACAGGACTTCAGGTATTGTGTTTGAACGCACACGATATactgaataaggtagataattTTATAGTGCAGTTACAGATTAGCAGGTAGGTATGttttgggcatcactgagttatggCTGAATGAAGATTATATTTGGGAGATAAAAATCCAAGGCTACACGTTGTATTgataggacaggcaggtaggcagacggggctgggtggcgtggctctgttggtaaaaaatgaaatcaaatctacagaaagaggtaacataggatttGAAGATGTAGAGTTCTTGTAGGTAAAGGTAAGGATAAAAAGATTCTGAAGTTATttgcaggcctccaaacagtagccaggatgtgggttacaaattacaacgagagatagaaaaggcatgtcaaggGGGCAACGTTATGATTGTCATGGGGGAatttcaatttgcaggtagatggggaaaatgaggttggtgctcgatcccaagagagaatttgtagaatgcccatgagatgattttagagcagcttgtggttgagctcactagggatcaactattctagattgggtgttgtgtaatgaactggatttgattagggagcttaaggtaaaggaaactttgggaggcagtgatcatagtatgatagaattcaccctgcgaaGTTCAAAAAAATTAGTATTAAGGCACCATATGACACcattacaaccctgaaattcattttcttgcaggcatactgaataaatccataatagaataataatcgtaatacagtcaatgaaagaccacaccaacttcagCATTCAACCAATAtgtaaaaggcaacaaactgtgcaaatagataaagaaataaataataaaaatgactaagtaagcaataaacattgagaacatgagatgaagagaccttgaaagtgaatcgataggttgtgggaacatttcagcgatggggcaattgaagttgagtgaagttatctcctctggttccagaacctgatggttgaggggtaataactgttcctgaacctacagGTGTGAGTCCTGTGGCTCACACCTTATTGATGGCGGCTTCGAGGGGAGagaatgacctgggtgatgggggtccctgatgatggatgctgctttcctgtggcaacaGTTCCTGTGGATGTGTTGAATGGAAGGGAAGGCTTTACTTgtcatggactgggctgtgtccactgccttttgtaggattttccattcaagggcattggtacttCCATAACaggcttctccgtggattgtcaccttgttgtgttggagaggcttgtgtggtcctgtgatcccgagagcaatgccatctggagctatgctcctggtagggtcacccatggcggtaaggtcgaaggtgaggtccctgacaaagaacaatccaactaagacctcaacgatggaacaggcggacgaagttacttcgaactcaacggctgtgaaggcggatgaaggctgcaacaaatccatcagctccaatcatcgtattgaaacctattgaatattgaaatgcctagttagagtggatgtggtgaggatgtttccttttgtaGGGGAGTCTCAAACCAGAGTgcgcaacctcagaatagagggacgcccatttagaatggagatggggaagaatttcttttgccagagggtgatgaacctgaaatttgttgctacaggtgactatggaggccaggtcattgggtgtatttaaggtggtggTTGATATGtgcttgattattcagggtgtggaaggttacagggagaaggcagaagaatgcggttgagaaagcagtggatcagccatgatgaaatggcagagcagactcaatgggccgaatggcctaattcttctccttgtcttatggtctaaattaatACCTTACATCAGTATTTGCCCAGGAGAATGACATGGATACTACCGAGATCAGTGTGGAGTGTGCCAATGCATCTTGAGATCTGGAAAAGGGTAGAGTTAAGTCTCTTGAAAAACAAAGTAAGTGTCCAGGGTTTGATGGGAGAGGGTATACACCAGGTCATTGAGCGAgcaagaaatgagattgctggggccttgaccaagatCTTTGTGTCCTCCCTACTTACAGGTGAGGTTAAAATGATAGGCCATCCACTCCCCATTCCAATTTAtcggtccatggccacctctattgtgatgatgaggccactttcaggttggagTAAAAACATGTCGTatttcatttgggtagcctccaacctgacagcatgaacatcgatttctccaacttgcactattttctccctctttcccccttaTTTCCTTtaacattccccattctggctcccctcttacccctactcttcacctgcctatcacctcctcctggtgtccctccttccctttctcccatggtacaTACTGCTCTCTggtcagatttcttcttcagccctttagcacctaccaccttccaacttctcacttcacacaaccaccctcctcacctggcttcacctatcacttctagCTTATAGTCCTTCCCCTCCTGCCACCTTATTCTGgcgccttccccctttctttccagtcctgatgaagggtctcagcccaaaatgtcagctctttattcctgtccatagatgctgcctgacctgctaagttcctgctCCATTTTGTATGTGGTAATCCTGGAAAGTATAGACTGTTGAGTCTCAGGTCAATGGTAGGGACAATATTGGAGAGGATCATTAGAGATAGGAGTAATGAGCACTTGGAagaccatggcctaattagggacagGCATATTGACTTTGTGCGAGGCAGGTGATGCATAACTAACTTGATTTGAGTCTTTGGAGGATGTgacaaaggtgattgatgaaggcacTGTAGATCTGTGGATGTTacctacgtggattttagtaaggcgtttgacgaggtccctcatgggaggctcatccatgAGATTTAAGATCTAGCCTGACTGGAGGTATGTGGTTAATGGTGCAGGACAAGGGAATTGTCGACATTTTTGGTCAAAACCCTTCATGGGGATTGAGAGTGGAGAGatgagatggccagtataaaaaggAAGTGGAGCGTTAAGACAGGGGCCAAAGGTGACTGGTAGACTGAGGAGGGGTGTAAAATAACGTAGAACAGTGTAGCAGAGTACGGGTCTTTCGGTccatgttgtgctaaccttttaaccgaGTTCAACCCAATCCTTCCCCcatacatagccctctatttttctttcatccttgcGCCCATCTAGGAGACTCTTAAATgtaactagtgtatctgcctctaccaccagtccTGGCAGTCttttccatgcacttaccacccTATGTAAAGAAAAAACCTGCATCTGATATACCACCCATACCTTTCTCCAGTCACTTTAAAATTCTCTCACATTGGCCATGGCCGCTCTGGGGAAAAAGgcacgctggctgtccactctatttattcctggCAGTGCTGGAATCTGGTCAGGGAAATTGAGACTGGAAACTATTAGGGGAGACATTATTGGCAGGTGGAAGTAGAACCAgattggaggggtgaggggttgaaTCTGTGAATgaagtgtaagtgtgtgtgtgtgtgtgtgtaaaaggtggggggggagggtcatGGATGGATGGACTCTGGAAGGGATGAGGATGGGTGCTggttggggagggagtgggaatgaGGAAATGGGGACAAGAATGAGAGGTGGAATTAGAAGGAGAGTGAAAAGATAAAGGAGGAAGCGACCGCTGGAGGGACGGGTTCCCTGAAACTATGTAAAGTATTCAGCCTTTGGGTTACAACCTACTCAGGCAGAATCTGATGTGGATGTTGTCTTATCCCAAAATTTTAAGGTCCTAAGTGATATAGTTGCAAATTATTTTGCTGTCTTGTTAAATAAGATGTCCTTCATCTATAACCTTTCAAAATCCTGAACATAATGTGAAGGAACTAAAGTCAAAGGCAGCTCCGTGCAAAGCCAGCGGTGGAGTTGTACGAAGCAAAACAGCTTTTGTTCCTATTCTCAATGGACCTTTAACGATGTCTGTGCATGTTACTTGCTTCAGCTATCCCTTCGTTAATCGTTCAACATCTCTGTAGTGGAAATTTCAGATTTGCTATCATTTCTGAACTTTCCCTGCAGACTTGAAAGTTGAGCATTTGTACACTGGCAAACAGTACTTAACTTGGATAACTGCAGACTCTCGTTAGAATATAGTTCAAGCAGTTAAGCATCATCTGCATCCTAAGATGTGGAAATGTGACCATCATGCCCTTAACATCTGCCCACAAATTATTGATTCAGGAGAAATATTCCTAACACTTAACATCACTGACAGATACTCCAATCCATCCCTGACTCTATCCTGCCAGCTGGCTCTCAGTTTACCGATAAAGGACCACCAGTGATGAGGCTAGCGGTGAACTCTAAGGCTAAATATTCAAGTGCTAATGGTCTTCAATCTGCCATCCTGGTGATAGGGCAGAATATTCAAATCATGGTATCCAAATCACTACCTATGAGAAATCTACGTTCTAACTCCCAGTAcaccacagaaccaggccctaGGGCCCACTGTAGCCATGCAGTCCATTATTCTGATCTACATTGATAGGTGTATAGTCTTTCTAAACCTTGGTGATTTCAGTACTTTCTAGGTGCTTCTTAAATGCCACAAGAACCTCTGCCTCCCCCACCACAGGCAGTGTTTTCCAACCACACTCTGTTTTCTAAACCTTCTCCCCCTCATCTTGCACCTGTGCACTCTTGGCTAGGACATATATAGGAGGGGAGCCTAACTATCCACCCATCTCCCCTCACAACTTTATGCATTCCATCAAGTCATTGTTCAGAGAAAACacccccagcctatccagtctctttcTTTCTAACTGCTTAAAATCAAACTATGTTCTCATGAATCCTTGCTGCACCCTCTCCACCACATTCAACTCCTAACTGTAGTGTGGCAgcccacaatactccaggaaTGGCTTAACAAATGCATTTGTTAAAGTTGCAAAAAATCTTGCAATTCTTGTATCCCCTGCTATCACTCATGAAGGCAAGTAGCCTATATACATCTTTAACACATACATTTTCCAGAAACATAGACATATTACAAGctccctctgttcatcaacactcCTTAGGGCACTAGCATTTACTGTTTATGACCTAGTCTTGTTTAcctttgtcaggattaaattccatctggcaaTTAATTCTCCATTCAACTTTCCATCTGATCCCTGCTGAAACCTTTAGACAAAATTCCTCACTACCCACAATACCTCCAAAGTTTCTATCGCTGAGAAACTTATCATTTCCCATATTTACGTAACAATGACATCATTCATGTTTATCACAACAATCAATGGTCTGAGCAGAGACCCTCACATCATTGGTCACAGACTTCCAATAAGAAAAGCAGCCCTCTACTTTGACCCACTATTCCTAATACCAAGCCACTTTTGGATCTAATTTACCATTTCTCCTGGGATTCTATTGGCCACAACCTCTTGCTTCTTCTGGAGGCTTCTAAAAGTGAGATATTGAAAGAACAAAATCCGTGTGTTCCTATTAGAGTGAAGGGCAAGGCTGGCAGGAGTATGGAACCCTGGATGATGAGGGATATTGAGACTTTGGTCagaaataaggaggcatgggtcaGGTACGGGCAACTGGGAACAACTGAATCCTTGGAGGAGTATAGGGGTTGCAGGAGGGTACtcaaagaaagaaatcagaagggcaaaAACAAGCCATAAGATAGATATTGCAgagaagatgaaggagaatctcaaGAGATTTTATAAGTATATTAAGAGAAGGACTTGAACATCAAAGGTCAAAGTGAACACGTTAGTATGGAGACTGAGGTCATCAGTATTTCTACTGTTTTTTTATTGTGGGGAAGCATAAGAAAACTTTGGAACTTGAGATAGTTAATGGGGATCTCATGGGGATAGTTTGTATTACTGCAGAGGAGGCATTTGCAGGTGGATAAATTTCTATGGTATGATCAGCTAAATCGAGGAACACAGGAAGCTAGAGAACAATAGGAGCCCTGGCTGAGATATATGCATCATTATTAGTCATGGCCTAAGTACTAGAAGACTGACTGGAGAATGACTAATGCTGCGTCTTTATTTAAGGGTTACAAAGTAaaacctgggaactatagaccagaaAGCCTAACACATGTAAGTAAATTAATGGAGGGAGTAAATTATACAAGCATTTGGAAAGATGGATTGATTAAGGATGGTCACTGCAGCTTTGTGCGTGGGAGATCATGTTTCATGAATTTGATTGAGATTTTGGAAGAATTGGCCAAGAAGGTtggtgagggcagggtggaagactatccatatggatttcagtaaaatCTTTGATAGTGTCCCGCCTAGTAGGCTGCAATGGCAAGTTGGATTCCATGGGATGCAAGGAGAGCTAGTTAAATGGATATCTTTGATGGTGATTAAAGGTTTATCACATTTGGATGAAAATTAGGTGGGTGTGGATACCGCTGAAAATGGTGGTGCGGTGCACAGTAAAGCCTACAACAGGATCTAAATCAATGGGGAAAGTTGACAAAGCAATGGAAGATGGaaatcagagtcatagagtcaaagagaagtacagcagagaaacattcCCCTTCAGCCATctcgtccatgccaaaccatttaaactgcctactcccatcaacctgcactgggaccatagccctccacacccctaccatccatgtacctatccaaacttctcttaaacagtgaaattgagcttgcatgcaccacttatgttgacagctcattccacactctcaagaccctctgagtgaagaagtttccctcatgttctcaataaacttttcatctttcacccttaactcacgacctagttgtagtcctacccaacctcagtggaaaaagctctcataattttgtatacctctatccaatctcccttcaattttctacattacaaggaataaagtcttaaacctattcaatttttacTTATAACTTCAAATCCTCCAGTCTTGGCAAGATCCTTatgaactttctctgtactctttcaaccttatttacatctttcctctaggtaggtgagcaaaactgcacacaataattcaAATTACGCATCACCAAcatcaacttcaacataacatcctttctcctgtactcagtactttgatttatgaaggccaatatgccaaaagatttctttatgactatctacctgtgctgccactttcaatgaattatggatctgtattccaagattcctttcttctaccatgcttctcagtgccttactgttcactgtgtaagaccaaccCTGGTTGGCCCTACTGAAATGCAACACCCCgcacttgtcagcattaaattccatctgctatttttccagctggtccagaccccactgcaagctctgatagtcttccttgctgtccactgcacccccaatcttgatgtcaactgcaaatttgctgatcctttgacaaacaatggacccagcgtCGATCCCTACGGAATTCAACTAGTCACGgggctccagtcagagaggcactcTGGCTCTACTACcgcactctggcttcttccacaaaactAATATCTAAACCagtttattacctcatcttgaatgccaaccaAACGAtcccttcttgaccaacctctcatgccagaccttgtcaaatgccacatagacaacacccactgccttgccttcatcagctttcctggtaagaTTGGTTAAACGTGACCTAacacgcacaaagctatgctgactatctcgAATCAGcccatgtctatctaaatactcatatatctggtcccttagaataccttccaataacttttcccataactgacatcaggctcactggcctataatttccaggtttATCTTAGAGCCTTTttgaaacaatggaacaacattagctatcctccaatcctccggtacctctcctgtcgctaaggagGATTTAAATCTGTCTTCTAGGGCCCCAATATTTCCTGCACTTGCCTCAATGTGGTCCAAGTGAACACAttatcaggctctggggatttatccaccctaatttgcctcaagacagcaaacacctctacCTCTGTaatccacaaacaacaggaattctgcagatgctggaaattcaagcaacacacatcaaagttgctggaacgcagcaggccaggcagcatctctaggaagaggtacagtcgacgtttcaggccgagacccttcgtcaggactaactgaaggaagagagagtaagagatttgaaagttggagggggagggggagatccaaaatgataggagaagacaggagggggagggatggagccaagagctggacaggtgattggcaaaagggatacgagaggatcatgggacaggaggtctgggaagaaagacaaggtggggggggggaaccagaggatgggcaaggggtatattcagagggacagagggagaaaaagagtgagagagagaatgtgtgtataaaaataagtaacagatggggtacgagggggaggtggggcattagcggaagttagagaagtggatgttcatgccatcaggttggaggctacccagacggaatataaggtgttgttcctccaacctgagtgtggcttcatctttacagtagaggaggccgtggatagacatgtcagaatgggaatggggtgtggaattaaaatgtgtggccactgggagatcctgctttctctggcggacagagcgtacatCTGTAATCCGTTTTGGGCCCATGACCttgcttctgttttttttttgtttcacttctatagactcctgAGTAAAGAGATGCAAGaggtccatttaagatctcccccatctcttttggctccacgcatagattactattctgatctttgagaggaccaattttgtcctttgcaatccttttgctcttaaaatatctgTGTGATCCCTtatgattctccttcacctttgtctgctagggcaacctcatgatTTTTAGTCctccctgatttctttcttaagtgtactcttgcatttcttatactctgtaagtacctcatttgttcctacctactATGCATCtcattttttctcttaaccaggacctcaatatctcttggaaAAATaaggttctctaaacctgttaactttaccttttattctgacaggcacatacaagctttgtactctcaaaactttcacttttgaaggcctcccacttaccaagtacacctttgccagaaaacagtctgtcccaatccacacttgtcagatcctttctgataccatcaaaattgtccattctccaatttagaatctcaactcaaactacaggaattctgcagatgctggaaattgaagcaacatacatcaaagttgctggtgaacgcagcaggccaagcagcatctataggaagaggcgcagtcgacgtttcaggtcgagacccttcgtcaggactaactgaaggaagagtgagtaagggatcccttactcactcttccttcagttagtcctgacgaagggtctcggcctgaaacgtcgactgcgcctcttcctatagatgctgcttggcctgctgcgttcaccagcaactttgatgtatgttgctagaaTCTCAACTCATTGGCCAGgcttatctttttccatatttattttGAAGTTAATGATCTGATGATCAatagatacaaagtgttcccctacacaaacctctgtcacctgccctgtcagtccctaatagcagatcaagtatcgcaccCTCTATTTTTGGGACTTCTATGGACTGGAGGAAACGTTCCTgaaaacatttgacaaattctatcccctctagcctttttacagtatggactcccggtcagtatatggaaagctaaaatcacctactagaataatcttatgtttcttgcaatagtctgccagaggaagtggttaaagtagatacattaacaatatttaaaaggtacttggcaggtacatagatgagaaaggcatagaaggatatgggccaaataagATTGTCTTAGATGGACATCTTCATTGGTATGGGCCAGTAGGGATGAATGCTATGTGACTCTGATCAGCCTGCCATATGGGATCTTGTTAAAGACCTTAAGGTTAATATAGACAATATATACAATATGTCATTGCTTAGTTATCTTAAGAAAAACACGTGATTTCCCACAGATAAAGGTATGCTACCCCTAATCAAACCTACCTTTCCAAGTGTAGGTAAATCCTGATTATAGATAATTCTAAGTGTAGATAAATCCTGATCATTTTTCAATAGTTTCCATACCAATTGATGTAAGCTTCACGGGCCTGTAGTTACCTGGCTTATTTGTACTGCCCTTCAGCAGATTGCTTGTGCTAGCTTGAAGATAACGACATAACTCTTAGACAGGGCACTTGTGCTTTTGGTCATTCTGACCCCTCTGATTCATTTCTATTCTCTTTCAAGGTTTAATCTGTTCCAGAATTCCAGGTTGATTCCGCCCCAGTTTTTAGAAGATAAAGACAAGGTGGTGGATCTTGCAGTGCAGTTGGTGGAACTGGCCAGTGAAACGTGGCTGGTGACAGGGAGACACCCTGTCCCCATCATCACAGCAGCAGCTTATCTGGCTTGGCAGTCCTTGCTCCCTGCGCATCGTCTGAAGTGTAGCATGGGAAGGTTTTGCAAGCTGGCTGGAATTACATTGCCACCACCCACCTCTCAGCGGTTGAAAGAGATCACTGGTGTTTTAATCAGGCTAGCATCGCAGCTGCCCTGGCTGAGAGGTCAGCAAGTCGATGCTAAAACTGTGGTGAAATATACCGGCGATATTCTTCGCCATCGCACCTTATTACTGAGACAGACACTTGACTGCGTTTGGACTGAAAGTGCAAGTGCACAGACAgattcacaggaagaatgtgtgtcaGCAGCTGGCGAGAACAGTAGCTGTCACCAGGCACCGGAGACAGGGTCAAGTCGGAAACGCTCTGCGCCGGTTTTCCTCCCTCCATGCCTCACACAAACAAAGAGGAGGAATCTGAACCTGGAGCTGGAGAGAAGCTGCAGTAATCcaaccactggggaggaggagaTATCAGACAGTGAAATCGAGCAATACCTAAGGACTCCGGAAGAAGCTGCGACATTCCAAGCGGCAAATGCCATTCTCTAGCTGTTGTATTCTCACCCAGTGATGCTGCTGTTTGTGGTCGTCAGTCCAAGATTCATCACTAGACCGTTAGAGGCAATGTGGGGGAGTACAGACTCATTCCAGCTGAAGATAATTCCATTTGACTGACAACAATGTGATCATTCTGTCAGCACTTTGACTAGTTTTTAATAAATTGAATGAGCTAGTGCATCTGTAGCCCAAGAGTTGgttctgtttgtcagtcttcctCTGAAAATTACAAGACCCTCTCCTGGGACTTATTTGCATGCCCTAGCTGCAGTCAGTGAACTTGATTCATGGTTTAAGGCTCTTGGGAAATTTGCCTCCATGAAAAGATGGGACC comes from Mobula hypostoma chromosome 8, sMobHyp1.1, whole genome shotgun sequence and encodes:
- the brf2 gene encoding transcription factor IIIB 50 kDa subunit isoform X1; the encoded protein is MAERSRCPECGSDAVEEDTHYSQNHMVCTECGFLLTEGLLTTTRTEETFLQAVKFTESTAEAKKPCRNKVQGMRRVRDLCQILRLRPVVEDTAMELYVRAYDHDDFLHVALEKKEALVGCCIHIACRQHNWPLTMGTLCSLLHVEATLFSTVYLQLVKELQLDVPTLSLKDLVTTHCNGFNLFQNSRLIPPQFLEDKDKVVDLAVQLVELASETWLVTGRHPVPIITAAAYLAWQSLLPAHRLKCSMGRFCKLAGITLPPPTSQRLKEITGVLIRLASQLPWLRGQQVDAKTVVKYTGDILRHRTLLLRQTLDCVWTESASAQTDSQEECVSAAGENSSCHQAPETGSSRKRSAPVFLPPCLTQTKRRNLNLELERSCSNPTTGEEEISDSEIEQYLRTPEEAATFQAANAIL
- the brf2 gene encoding transcription factor IIIB 50 kDa subunit isoform X2, encoding MDLLYNEMDLRPLNHHCYALALYCLSARHFFAVKFTESTAEAKKPCRNKVQGMRRVRDLCQILRLRPVVEDTAMELYVRAYDHDDFLHVALEKKEALVGCCIHIACRQHNWPLTMGTLCSLLHVEATLFSTVYLQLVKELQLDVPTLSLKDLVTTHCNGFNLFQNSRLIPPQFLEDKDKVVDLAVQLVELASETWLVTGRHPVPIITAAAYLAWQSLLPAHRLKCSMGRFCKLAGITLPPPTSQRLKEITGVLIRLASQLPWLRGQQVDAKTVVKYTGDILRHRTLLLRQTLDCVWTESASAQTDSQEECVSAAGENSSCHQAPETGSSRKRSAPVFLPPCLTQTKRRNLNLELERSCSNPTTGEEEISDSEIEQYLRTPEEAATFQAANAIL